One Polyangiaceae bacterium genomic window carries:
- a CDS encoding DUF1592 domain-containing protein has protein sequence MMPEKNFTSRRAFKLRSGSSLPLVGLCALLSLPIGCSDDAAPAASDPGRVTMHRLNRVEYNNTVRDLLGTSLQPAKDFPADDRGYGFDNISDVLSLSPLQVELYSRAAEDLAREAMNVPSPSETAHVEAETLQGQVGAATGDQWNLWSGGELPMTHDFPSSGEYKISARVWGQQAGPESVQMNLVVGGSAIGTFNVASTSANPEVVSATAKVTAGTQVVSVEFLNDYYDPDAGADRNLIIDWIEVEGPLGVVGINPIRQKIVICDLNEGVSCVRQVLEKFAERAFRRPASAAEIDRLVAIVDVAKAQGQTVDMGVEIALRAILSSPHFLFRPEMDPNPNSATPAHPLNDFELASRLSYFIWSSMPDEALFAAAREGKLQDPAEIEAQVDRMLQDPKADALIDNFAGQWLYTRALDDHQPDYYAFPMWDDDLRASMRQETKLFFREFLRSELPIPQMLTADFTYIDDRLATHYGLPSPGADFTKVTIDDPQRRGLLAQGSILTVTSFPTRTSPVKRGKWVLTQLLCSEPPAPPPGVEGLVTEEMPTGTIRQRLEKHRENPICASCHIEMDNLGFGLEQYDGIGSFRTDDNGFAIDASGELPGGKTFNGMPELSALLAQDPRFSHCVTEKMMTYALGRGIYPVDDVHLEHLVKLLSDRGQTFTDLIKLIATSEPFRMRRGEAIGGGK, from the coding sequence ATGATGCCCGAAAAGAACTTCACATCGAGACGAGCTTTCAAGCTGCGTAGTGGTTCGTCATTGCCACTCGTCGGCCTATGTGCCTTGTTGTCGCTGCCCATCGGTTGCTCGGATGACGCCGCTCCTGCGGCCAGCGATCCGGGACGCGTCACCATGCATCGACTCAACCGAGTCGAATACAACAACACCGTGCGCGATCTGCTCGGGACGTCATTGCAGCCAGCAAAGGATTTCCCCGCCGACGATCGCGGATATGGGTTCGACAACATTTCGGACGTGTTGTCATTATCGCCACTGCAGGTCGAGCTGTATTCACGTGCGGCCGAGGATTTGGCGCGTGAGGCGATGAACGTGCCGTCGCCGTCTGAAACGGCGCACGTGGAAGCGGAGACGCTGCAAGGTCAAGTGGGCGCGGCGACGGGCGACCAATGGAACTTGTGGAGCGGCGGCGAATTGCCGATGACGCATGATTTCCCGTCGTCTGGCGAATACAAGATTTCGGCGCGCGTATGGGGGCAGCAAGCGGGTCCGGAATCGGTGCAAATGAACCTCGTCGTGGGCGGAAGCGCGATTGGTACATTCAACGTGGCTTCCACCTCTGCCAATCCCGAGGTCGTATCGGCAACGGCGAAGGTCACTGCGGGAACGCAGGTCGTGTCGGTCGAGTTCTTGAACGATTATTACGATCCGGACGCGGGTGCCGATCGCAACTTGATCATCGATTGGATCGAAGTCGAAGGGCCGCTCGGGGTCGTCGGGATCAATCCAATTCGTCAAAAAATCGTCATCTGCGACTTGAACGAGGGTGTTTCGTGCGTGCGGCAGGTGCTGGAGAAGTTTGCCGAGCGAGCGTTCCGTCGTCCCGCTTCTGCTGCGGAAATCGATCGCCTGGTGGCGATCGTCGACGTAGCGAAAGCCCAGGGGCAAACGGTCGACATGGGCGTGGAGATTGCGCTGCGAGCGATTCTCAGTTCGCCGCATTTCTTGTTCCGTCCGGAGATGGATCCGAATCCGAATTCGGCAACGCCTGCGCATCCGCTGAACGACTTCGAATTGGCATCACGGCTGTCGTACTTCATCTGGAGCAGCATGCCGGACGAAGCACTGTTTGCCGCGGCCCGTGAGGGCAAACTCCAGGATCCGGCGGAAATCGAAGCGCAAGTCGATAGGATGTTGCAGGACCCGAAAGCCGATGCGCTCATCGACAATTTCGCCGGTCAATGGCTCTACACGCGGGCGCTCGACGACCACCAGCCGGATTATTACGCGTTCCCGATGTGGGACGACGACCTTCGCGCGTCGATGCGGCAAGAGACGAAATTGTTCTTCCGCGAGTTTCTGCGCAGCGAGCTGCCGATTCCGCAAATGCTCACGGCCGATTTCACGTACATCGACGATCGGCTGGCGACGCATTACGGTTTGCCCTCGCCGGGCGCGGACTTCACCAAGGTGACGATCGACGATCCGCAACGAAGAGGGCTCTTGGCGCAAGGGAGCATTTTGACGGTCACGTCGTTCCCGACGCGCACGTCACCGGTCAAACGAGGAAAATGGGTGCTGACGCAGCTTCTCTGTTCGGAGCCGCCAGCGCCTCCGCCTGGCGTCGAGGGGCTCGTCACGGAAGAGATGCCGACGGGCACCATTCGTCAAAGGCTCGAAAAGCACCGAGAAAATCCGATTTGTGCCTCGTGCCACATCGAAATGGACAACCTCGGCTTCGGGCTCGAACAATACGACGGTATCGGGTCGTTCCGCACGGACGACAATGGGTTCGCCATCGATGCATCGGGCGAGCTTCCGGGCGGAAAGACATTCAATGGGATGCCCGAGCTGAGTGCCCTTTTGGCGCAGGATCCGCGCTTCTCGCATTGCGTGACGGAAAAAATGATGACGTATGCGCTGGGACGAGGGATCTACCCGGTCGACGACGTGCACCTCGAGCATCTCGTGAAATTGCTCAGCGACCGCGGACAAACGTTTACCGACTTGATCAAGCTCATCGCAACGAGCGAGCCATTCCGCATGCGGCGTGGTGAGGCGATTGGAGGTGGAAAATGA
- a CDS encoding DUF1566 domain-containing protein has product MLASCAPIAGLEEHLPYLGFPDSLSVPCSDGTMTVKCESVRDTAPQDGHFVTARPSYRISGNEVIDSITGLVWYRLPGEPQSHELATKYCDVLPGDYRLPTRIELVSILDFRANSPIRIDTDAFPDVQASAYWTSTRYATDPDRYWSVDFCVSCMSEYIIRSDHTSTHVGALCVKSDGESFKTGPFEIAGEEDRFVRDTRTGLMWMKKLLEPADSWRSAIDACRKAPDGAYGDFRLPNAKELATIVDDERADADAPAVHQLFEIEYGRQIWSSTPTSIEGRFFELNATGGSLGHFPGSLGYIFPLCVRGPD; this is encoded by the coding sequence GTGCTCGCTTCCTGCGCGCCTATCGCGGGTCTCGAAGAACACCTGCCTTATTTGGGTTTCCCCGACTCGCTCTCCGTTCCCTGCTCGGATGGAACGATGACCGTGAAATGCGAATCCGTACGCGATACCGCACCACAAGATGGTCACTTCGTAACAGCTCGTCCATCTTATCGGATTTCAGGAAACGAGGTCATCGATTCCATTACGGGTCTCGTATGGTATCGGCTGCCGGGCGAGCCGCAAAGTCACGAGCTTGCGACCAAATATTGCGACGTATTGCCAGGAGATTATCGGCTTCCGACACGCATCGAATTGGTATCGATTTTGGACTTTCGGGCGAATTCGCCGATTCGCATCGACACCGACGCGTTCCCCGACGTTCAAGCATCGGCGTACTGGACGTCGACCCGATATGCCACCGACCCCGATCGTTACTGGTCCGTGGATTTTTGCGTTTCCTGTATGTCGGAATATATCATTCGGTCCGATCATACCTCGACCCACGTGGGAGCGCTTTGTGTCAAAAGTGATGGTGAATCCTTCAAGACAGGTCCATTCGAGATTGCTGGCGAAGAGGATCGATTCGTCCGTGACACTCGCACCGGACTCATGTGGATGAAAAAACTGCTCGAGCCCGCGGATAGTTGGCGAAGTGCAATCGATGCGTGTCGCAAAGCACCCGATGGAGCCTATGGCGATTTTCGGCTTCCCAACGCAAAGGAGCTCGCAACCATCGTCGACGACGAGCGAGCAGATGCCGACGCTCCTGCAGTTCATCAACTGTTCGAAATCGAATATGGTCGGCAAATTTGGTCTTCAACGCCCACGTCAATCGAGGGCAGATTTTTCGAGCTAAACGCCACGGGTGGCTCGCTGGGACATTTCCCTGGTTCATTGGGTTACATATTTCCACTTTGCGTGCGCGGACCGGATTGA
- a CDS encoding MoaD/ThiS family protein, with protein sequence MATVRIPTPLRTLTGGKDEVEASGTTVGELVADLEAKYPGIRDRLLDEKGVRRFINIFVGDEDIRFLDGLKTELKGHEQISIVPAIAGGVR encoded by the coding sequence ATGGCAACCGTTCGTATTCCCACTCCACTGCGCACGCTCACCGGGGGCAAGGACGAAGTCGAAGCGTCGGGCACGACCGTCGGCGAGCTCGTCGCAGACCTCGAAGCGAAATATCCGGGAATTCGAGATAGGCTTCTCGACGAAAAGGGCGTTCGCCGCTTCATCAACATTTTCGTCGGCGACGAGGACATTCGGTTCCTCGACGGGCTCAAGACCGAATTGAAGGGACACGAGCAAATTTCCATCGTTCCGGCCATTGCCGGTGGCGTGCGGTGA
- a CDS encoding Rrf2 family transcriptional regulator, with the protein MRQLRTPSREVVQQGPLWSACAFDIAFHNEGRATQIREIADRETIPVRFLEQIFQDLKKAGLIGAKRGPRGGYHLARPAAEISLGDVFRALEGPIVVCSSDEEARDARPGPDAPAAAFKQLAGNIESCFDSISIADICEKGVSLGVRRRGRDRATYVI; encoded by the coding sequence ATGCGACAACTTAGAACGCCTTCCCGTGAAGTTGTCCAACAAGGGCCGCTATGGAGTGCGTGCGCTTTCGACATTGCGTTTCACAACGAGGGTCGTGCCACGCAGATTCGAGAGATTGCCGATCGGGAGACGATTCCCGTGCGTTTTCTCGAACAGATCTTCCAGGATCTGAAGAAGGCCGGTCTCATCGGCGCCAAACGCGGACCTCGCGGTGGGTATCATTTGGCCCGGCCTGCGGCGGAAATATCGCTCGGTGATGTGTTTCGAGCGCTCGAAGGCCCCATCGTCGTATGTTCTTCCGATGAAGAAGCGCGAGACGCTCGGCCGGGTCCCGACGCGCCGGCAGCCGCGTTCAAGCAGCTTGCAGGCAATATCGAATCTTGTTTCGACTCCATATCCATTGCCGACATTTGTGAAAAAGGCGTTTCTCTCGGGGTTCGTCGGCGCGGACGTGACCGCGCGACGTACGTGATTTAG
- a CDS encoding Mov34/MPN/PAD-1 family protein, producing MVNDVPWTGGNLSITRSALEVVEKDALRGYAADEEACGYLRGPADSPLLCDECVVMTNVANKLHAIDPERYFRTARTFFSFNEKKFDDAVRTSAAEGKPVKVLYHSHLDAGAYFSPTDAAVMSMGQPPETEGGAISMGTGPAWPLAFLVTSVRAGKIDEHRLFVWDASARSFVATNLTIVDG from the coding sequence ATGGTGAATGATGTTCCCTGGACGGGCGGCAATCTTTCGATTACGCGCAGCGCGCTCGAAGTCGTCGAAAAGGACGCCCTTCGAGGTTACGCGGCGGACGAAGAAGCGTGTGGATACCTGCGGGGCCCAGCGGATTCTCCGCTTTTGTGTGACGAATGCGTCGTCATGACGAACGTGGCGAACAAGCTTCACGCCATCGATCCAGAACGATATTTTCGTACTGCACGAACTTTTTTTTCATTCAATGAAAAGAAATTCGACGATGCCGTGCGAACTTCGGCGGCCGAAGGCAAACCCGTCAAAGTCTTGTACCACTCGCACCTCGATGCAGGCGCCTATTTCAGCCCCACGGATGCGGCGGTCATGAGCATGGGGCAGCCGCCGGAGACCGAGGGAGGCGCGATCTCGATGGGGACTGGTCCTGCGTGGCCGCTCGCGTTTCTCGTGACGAGCGTGCGAGCAGGCAAAATCGACGAGCATCGGCTCTTCGTGTGGGATGCATCCGCGCGATCGTTTGTCGCAACGAACCTGACGATCGTCGATGGATGA
- a CDS encoding protein kinase: MNDNAKPEGTLQVAVGDVVACKYRVERVLGQGAMGVVVAARHEDLGQKVAIKLLHPDVSASDDGRERFLREARAAAKLESDHVVRVFDVGTFGDKHAYMVMEHLEGSDLERYLDGRGPLDIEEAVDYVMEALEALAHAHAHGMVHRDIKPSNLFLTQRVDGTRRVKILDFGISKTDAGLGVSSPGSSTLTSPHAVLGSPAYMAPEQIRSSKTVDQTADIWSVGVMLYELTSGKSPFLGESVGDTLARVLMGNVEPLSVVRRDAPKELSDVVARCLEMDEKKRFQNVAELAVALAPLGSSRTKELPERIARVLGADMTARGHRAIGPLDRNGGVDVSAETIAAPAKSTANGTQITATSTGSTHGLTRSSRTYLGVAAATACGVAIMLFMTMRPGSDGRPQSTREHVPVAMESVQQPAPTPVASPKIVPVGVPDAPTPTPHASAAMPLPSASATMAPVHTISSSKQMTQPVSSQSKKTPAKTPTPGYPAGLLDGRD; this comes from the coding sequence ATGAACGACAACGCCAAGCCAGAGGGCACGCTTCAGGTTGCCGTGGGTGACGTCGTTGCATGCAAATACCGCGTCGAGCGAGTGCTTGGGCAAGGAGCGATGGGGGTCGTCGTCGCGGCTCGCCACGAAGACCTCGGCCAGAAAGTGGCGATCAAGCTGCTTCACCCGGACGTGAGCGCTTCCGATGATGGGCGCGAACGATTCTTGCGGGAAGCCCGCGCCGCCGCGAAACTCGAAAGCGACCATGTCGTACGCGTTTTCGACGTTGGAACGTTCGGGGACAAACACGCGTACATGGTGATGGAACACCTCGAGGGGTCCGATCTCGAGCGGTACCTCGATGGTCGCGGCCCTCTCGACATCGAAGAGGCCGTCGACTACGTTATGGAAGCGCTCGAAGCGCTCGCGCATGCTCACGCGCACGGCATGGTTCATCGGGACATCAAACCATCCAACCTTTTTCTCACGCAAAGGGTCGATGGCACGCGTCGCGTGAAGATTCTCGATTTTGGCATTTCAAAAACGGATGCCGGGCTCGGTGTGTCGTCTCCGGGCAGCTCCACGCTCACGTCGCCCCACGCCGTATTGGGATCGCCGGCTTATATGGCGCCCGAACAAATTCGAAGCTCGAAAACCGTCGATCAAACGGCCGATATCTGGTCCGTGGGCGTCATGCTTTACGAGCTCACGAGCGGCAAGTCGCCTTTTCTTGGAGAAAGCGTTGGCGATACGCTCGCTCGGGTTCTCATGGGCAACGTGGAGCCGTTGTCGGTAGTTCGTCGAGACGCACCAAAAGAACTCAGCGACGTCGTCGCGCGGTGCCTCGAAATGGACGAGAAAAAACGATTTCAAAACGTCGCGGAGCTTGCGGTAGCCCTCGCGCCGCTCGGATCGTCACGCACGAAGGAATTGCCCGAACGAATTGCCCGAGTGCTCGGTGCTGATATGACCGCGCGGGGTCATCGAGCCATCGGCCCGCTCGATCGAAATGGCGGCGTCGATGTTTCGGCGGAGACGATTGCAGCACCAGCGAAGTCAACAGCGAACGGCACACAAATTACCGCTACGTCCACGGGATCGACGCATGGATTAACGCGATCGTCGCGTACTTATTTGGGCGTTGCGGCGGCTACTGCTTGTGGTGTGGCTATCATGCTGTTCATGACCATGCGTCCCGGTTCGGACGGTCGGCCGCAATCCACGCGGGAGCACGTGCCGGTGGCGATGGAAAGTGTGCAGCAGCCTGCGCCAACGCCCGTCGCGTCACCGAAAATCGTGCCGGTTGGCGTGCCTGATGCACCGACGCCGACGCCGCACGCATCGGCCGCAATGCCATTGCCATCGGCATCGGCTACGATGGCCCCGGTGCATACGATTTCCTCATCGAAACAAATGACGCAGCCAGTTTCGTCGCAATCGAAGAAAACTCCTGCAAAAACACCAACCCCAGGGTATCCCGCCGGCCTGCTCGATGGTCGGGATTGA
- a CDS encoding M23 family metallopeptidase, translated as MTAGKTDCPAGCQLNPPGTPDSCKSTGSGSCCVAKPPGVLTQSYSACGAGGSHYGIDLGTPVGTPIYAPMAGTVVGSALGFPNCYNNGCSSSCWNSFNYVKLKSDCGDPNDSNKDFFVYYLHIDGLPGGIANGTHVEQGQLLAYSGNSGCSSGPHIHIETVSVPKGQNASLNTCNSVNPATRYCP; from the coding sequence ATGACGGCGGGCAAGACCGATTGCCCCGCGGGTTGTCAATTGAATCCTCCCGGCACGCCTGATTCGTGCAAGTCCACTGGCAGCGGATCGTGCTGCGTCGCGAAACCACCGGGGGTGCTCACGCAATCGTACAGCGCTTGTGGTGCGGGCGGGAGTCATTACGGGATTGATTTGGGCACGCCGGTCGGCACGCCCATTTATGCGCCCATGGCAGGAACGGTCGTCGGTAGTGCGCTCGGGTTCCCCAACTGTTACAACAATGGTTGCAGCTCGAGCTGCTGGAATTCGTTCAACTACGTGAAACTGAAGTCCGATTGCGGCGATCCGAACGATTCGAACAAGGACTTCTTCGTCTATTACCTGCACATCGACGGTTTGCCCGGGGGCATCGCGAATGGAACGCACGTCGAGCAAGGACAGCTCTTGGCGTACAGCGGGAATTCCGGGTGTTCGTCCGGACCGCACATTCACATCGAAACCGTGAGCGTGCCCAAAGGTCAAAACGCATCGCTGAACACGTGCAACTCGGTCAATCCCGCCACGAGGTATTGTCCGTAA
- a CDS encoding ATP-binding protein, translating into MRTFTTDGPCESARHYLLPAAPRLAEAKCLVDQGAYFVLRSPGRTGKTTALRALAETLNAEGRHAALVCSAAVASPARSDLVLVQEALLSAIRIAAEQDLPSALRPPPFPASADATRLWEGLSAWARVCPLPIVLFFDDVDSLHGSALESVLRQLEAGFSRRPSHFPWSIGLSCQFDLHENAPRMPDDSTKIASAGPFERFWASPVLPPFTEDEIRALYSQHTVETQQVVDSGAVTFVRKASAGHPFFVQALGREAAEMVPCPGTITKSHMIAAFRRLVDQGVSSIDALESRLIESRVRRVIEPLLAGTAEIASASEDDVRFVRDIGLVAKDDPARIEGRIHRAIIPRLLAKCAKRAFTDDPSQFFLTDGRLAVEPLLHGFAVFYATHGNELLDAIAYQKVAPELVFLGFLYRMLEGRGTIDVDYGSSRRRIDVTLSVPAVKSSSDSNTENAEQREVFVLVSRRKGDSGLKTRGLVWLENALEDQSTESGTLVVFDRRDKHASVRRIELREATTIKGKTVRFLRA; encoded by the coding sequence ATGCGAACCTTCACCACCGACGGTCCGTGCGAATCAGCGCGTCACTACCTTCTGCCCGCGGCGCCTCGGCTTGCCGAAGCGAAATGCCTCGTTGATCAAGGTGCGTATTTCGTGTTGCGATCGCCCGGACGAACGGGAAAAACCACGGCGCTTCGTGCGCTTGCCGAGACGCTCAATGCCGAAGGACGTCATGCGGCGCTCGTGTGTTCCGCAGCCGTTGCATCACCAGCGCGCAGCGACCTCGTGCTCGTCCAAGAAGCTCTGCTTTCTGCAATTCGCATCGCTGCCGAACAGGATTTGCCGTCCGCGCTACGTCCTCCGCCATTTCCCGCGTCCGCCGATGCCACGCGCCTATGGGAAGGACTCAGCGCTTGGGCACGCGTTTGTCCTTTGCCCATCGTCCTCTTCTTCGACGATGTCGATAGCCTCCACGGCAGCGCCCTCGAATCCGTTCTCCGGCAATTGGAAGCGGGTTTTTCCAGGCGCCCGAGTCATTTCCCGTGGTCGATTGGTTTGTCATGCCAATTCGATCTGCATGAAAATGCTCCCCGGATGCCGGACGATTCCACGAAAATTGCTTCCGCAGGACCGTTCGAACGGTTTTGGGCGTCGCCCGTGCTTCCGCCATTCACCGAAGATGAAATTCGTGCGCTTTATTCGCAACACACCGTCGAAACGCAGCAAGTCGTGGACTCGGGTGCCGTGACATTCGTGCGCAAGGCTTCCGCGGGACATCCCTTTTTCGTCCAGGCGCTCGGACGCGAAGCTGCGGAAATGGTCCCGTGTCCAGGCACCATCACGAAGTCACACATGATTGCCGCGTTTCGCCGCCTCGTCGATCAAGGCGTCTCGTCAATCGACGCTTTGGAATCGCGCCTGATTGAATCGCGCGTGCGCCGGGTCATCGAGCCATTGCTTGCCGGAACAGCCGAAATCGCCTCGGCGTCCGAAGACGATGTGCGGTTTGTCCGGGATATCGGCCTTGTTGCCAAGGACGATCCCGCACGAATCGAAGGACGAATTCATCGAGCCATCATCCCGCGCCTCCTCGCAAAATGCGCAAAGCGCGCCTTCACCGACGATCCGTCGCAGTTTTTCCTGACGGACGGACGGCTTGCCGTCGAGCCACTCCTGCACGGGTTTGCCGTGTTTTACGCGACGCACGGCAATGAGCTTCTCGACGCCATCGCCTATCAAAAAGTCGCTCCAGAGCTCGTTTTTCTCGGATTCTTGTACCGCATGCTCGAAGGGCGCGGCACCATCGACGTGGATTACGGTTCGTCCCGAAGGCGCATCGACGTCACCCTTTCGGTGCCAGCCGTCAAAAGCTCGTCCGATTCGAATACGGAAAACGCCGAGCAGCGGGAAGTGTTCGTGCTCGTGTCACGACGAAAAGGGGATTCCGGCTTGAAAACGCGCGGTCTCGTATGGCTGGAGAATGCACTCGAAGATCAATCGACCGAGTCGGGCACGCTCGTCGTTTTTGATCGTCGTGACAAACACGCGTCGGTGCGACGCATCGAGCTCCGAGAAGCGACGACGATCAAAGGAAAAACCGTGCGATTCTTACGCGCGTGA
- the cysK gene encoding cysteine synthase A yields MNEPARLPPLPSHPRVVSSVLDLIGDTPLYELRNIDRETPRGRVFAKAEQYNPGGSVKDRICLAMIEEAERNGALVQGGVVVEPTSGNTGIGLAVVCAAKGYRCILTMPASMSLERRQLLEAYGAEVILTEPEAQMEGAIAKAREIVASTPLAFSPGQFDNPQNPRVHAETTAREILHALANERIDAFVAGVGTGGTVSGVGEVFKKRKPAPRIIAVEPETCATISRGERGPTKIQGLAAGFVPENYHPDAVDEVRTVGDLAAYDTKVLLAKREGLLVGISAGASVRVALDVARELGPSSTVVTVLCDTGERYFSLDEYFR; encoded by the coding sequence ATGAACGAACCTGCTCGTTTGCCGCCGCTGCCATCTCACCCTCGCGTGGTGAGCTCCGTGCTCGACCTCATCGGCGACACGCCGCTTTACGAGCTCCGGAACATCGATCGCGAAACGCCTCGAGGTCGCGTGTTTGCCAAGGCGGAACAATACAATCCTGGCGGGTCGGTCAAAGATCGAATTTGCCTCGCCATGATCGAAGAAGCCGAACGCAATGGAGCGCTCGTCCAAGGCGGCGTCGTCGTGGAACCGACGAGCGGCAATACGGGGATTGGTCTCGCCGTGGTTTGCGCGGCCAAAGGCTACCGCTGCATTCTCACGATGCCCGCCAGCATGTCGCTCGAACGAAGGCAACTGCTCGAAGCGTATGGCGCCGAAGTCATTTTGACGGAACCCGAAGCGCAAATGGAAGGGGCGATCGCCAAAGCTCGCGAAATCGTTGCTTCCACGCCATTGGCGTTTTCCCCTGGTCAATTCGACAATCCGCAAAACCCCCGCGTGCATGCAGAAACGACGGCCCGCGAAATCCTGCATGCTCTCGCCAATGAACGCATTGACGCATTCGTCGCCGGCGTCGGCACGGGCGGCACCGTGAGCGGCGTCGGTGAAGTGTTCAAAAAACGAAAACCTGCGCCGCGTATCATCGCGGTCGAACCGGAAACCTGCGCCACCATTTCTCGCGGAGAACGTGGACCCACCAAAATCCAGGGTCTCGCGGCCGGGTTCGTCCCGGAAAACTATCACCCCGACGCCGTGGACGAAGTGCGCACCGTCGGCGATCTCGCCGCGTACGACACCAAGGTTCTTCTGGCCAAACGCGAAGGGCTCCTCGTGGGCATCAGCGCCGGCGCCTCCGTACGCGTTGCGCTCGACGTCGCACGCGAGCTCGGCCCATCGTCCACCGTCGTCACCGTTCTGTGCGACACGGGCGAGCGTTATTTCAGCCTCGACGAATACTTCAGGTAG
- a CDS encoding DUF1552 domain-containing protein, giving the protein MKRHKLSRRLFLGGAGAVLTLPFLESMMGKSVIAAPNDIRRILAFYVPNGIHMANFTPKEQGDQYTPPSILEPIAPIRQKVLVLTGLENTPARPDGPGDHAAGTAGFLTCRHVVKTEGANIKNGISMDQVAAAQIGGATRIPSMQMGIDGGSSAGDCDSGYSCAYARNISWASETQPLPKTVNPQVVWDILFGGFDPKATAEEQARQKIYRTSVLDYVLGEANSLSAKLGTTDKRKLDEYMTGVSELEKKIQKTGSGPVCTAIDRPPGDLPYPEHVKMMLDLMALAVQCDATRVVTFMLGNAGSGRSYPFLLVNEGHHEISHHQDNPANFDKLTTINRWEVEQFAYLLTKLDAVDEGNGVTALDSSAVFFSSEIEDGNAHRHTNLPVLVGGSLGGTFTPGRHVVVPEKTPMANLFISMLQGIGAPVETFGDNGTGPLVGI; this is encoded by the coding sequence ATGAAACGTCATAAGCTCTCTCGCCGCTTGTTCCTGGGTGGTGCCGGCGCAGTGTTGACCCTGCCCTTCTTGGAATCGATGATGGGCAAAAGCGTAATCGCCGCGCCGAACGACATTCGCCGCATTTTGGCGTTTTACGTTCCAAACGGCATCCACATGGCGAACTTCACGCCCAAAGAGCAAGGCGATCAATACACGCCGCCGTCCATTCTCGAACCGATCGCGCCCATTCGCCAAAAAGTGCTCGTCTTGACGGGGCTCGAGAATACGCCGGCCCGTCCAGATGGTCCGGGCGATCATGCTGCGGGTACTGCCGGGTTTCTCACGTGTCGGCACGTCGTCAAGACGGAGGGCGCCAACATCAAGAATGGCATTTCGATGGACCAGGTGGCCGCTGCGCAAATTGGCGGAGCGACGCGCATTCCATCGATGCAGATGGGTATCGACGGTGGTTCGAGCGCTGGCGACTGCGATTCCGGATATAGCTGCGCGTACGCACGGAACATTTCGTGGGCTTCGGAAACGCAGCCGCTACCGAAAACGGTCAATCCACAAGTCGTGTGGGACATTCTTTTCGGCGGATTCGATCCGAAAGCGACGGCGGAAGAGCAAGCGCGACAAAAGATCTACCGCACGAGCGTTTTGGATTACGTGCTCGGCGAGGCAAACTCGCTTTCGGCAAAACTCGGGACGACCGACAAACGCAAGCTCGACGAATACATGACGGGCGTGAGCGAGCTCGAGAAGAAGATCCAAAAAACGGGCAGCGGTCCTGTTTGCACGGCGATCGACAGGCCGCCGGGGGATTTGCCGTATCCCGAGCACGTGAAAATGATGTTGGACCTGATGGCATTGGCGGTACAATGCGACGCGACGCGGGTCGTGACGTTCATGCTGGGCAATGCAGGTAGCGGGCGGAGTTATCCGTTCTTGCTGGTGAACGAGGGACATCACGAGATTTCGCATCACCAAGACAATCCGGCGAACTTCGACAAACTCACGACGATCAATCGGTGGGAAGTGGAGCAATTCGCGTACCTCTTGACCAAACTCGATGCGGTAGACGAAGGCAATGGCGTGACGGCGCTGGATTCGTCGGCGGTGTTTTTCTCGAGCGAAATCGAGGATGGGAATGCGCATCGGCACACGAATTTGCCGGTGCTCGTGGGCGGAAGCCTTGGAGGCACGTTCACGCCGGGGCGGCATGTCGTGGTGCCGGAGAAGACCCCGATGGCGAACCTGTTCATTTCGATGCTGCAAGGTATCGGAGCGCCGGTGGAGACATTCGGCGACAATGGGACAGGGCCGCTCGTAGGGATTTGA